One window of the Betta splendens chromosome 21, fBetSpl5.4, whole genome shotgun sequence genome contains the following:
- the LOC121201925 gene encoding trace amine-associated receptor 13c-like, producing MTALQDPAELCFPQLLNASCRKPDVSWAEAVFVHFVLPPLSVLAVTLNLLAIVSVSYFRQTPHSTNLLLLSLAVADFLVGFVLMPGYIYLRTSCWFLGGLVCSLYMCVTIVSACSSFGNMVLISADRFAAICDPLHYHSRVTVGKVRLCIFLCWFCCTLYSNLLINSPMFQSDDSPSCHGTCVFFINNIGVVVGLIVNFILPVSAIVVLYMRVFVVAVSQARSMRSHVTAVTLHRSVGRSKLKAARALGVVIVVFLMCFCPYYCVSLAGPNLIMSSLGVFAVSLLFLNPCVNPVIYALLYSWFRRAVKLIVTLQILQPGSRETNVLWRGHESLKTGVMEELMNDSKRIFCFINALNIISIPLFCCSIDSQHCSFVLQ from the exons ATGACGGCGCTACAGGATCCAGCAGAGCTGtgcttcccacagctcctcaacgcctcctgcAGGAAACCGGACGTCTCCTGGGctgaagctgtgtttgtgcacttTGTGTTGCCGCCGCTGTCTGTCCTCGCTGTGACCCTCAATCTGCTCGCCATTGTCTCCGTCTCCTACTTCAGGCAGA ctccacactccaccaacctgctgctcctctctctggccgtcGCTGACTTCCTGGTGGGTTTTGTGCTCATGCCAGGCTACATCTACCTAAGAACCTCCTGCTGGTTCCTTGGTGGCCTTGTGTGTTCTCTGTACATGTGTGTTACCATTGTCTCTGCGTGTTCCTCCTTTGGTAACATGGTTCTGATCTCAGCTGATCGCTTCGCAGCCATCTGTGACCCTCTGCATTATCACAGCAGAGTCACGGTGGGAAAAGTGAGACTCTGCATCTTcctctgttggttctgttgtaCTCTTTACAGCAACCTTTTGATAAACAGTCCAATGTTTCAATCAGACGACTCCCCGTCCTGTCATGGgacatgtgtgttttttattaacaaCATTGGAGTCGTTGTTGGCCTTATTGTAAACTTCATTCTTCCAGTCTCCGCCATCGTGGTTCTGTACATGCGAGTGTTCGTGGTGGCCGTGTCTCAGGCCCGGTCCATGCGCTCTCACGTCACAGCCGTCACTCTGCACAGATCAGTGGGGAGGTCTAAGCTCAAAGCAGCCAGGGCTCTGGGGGTTGTAATAGTTGTGTTTCTAATGTGTTTCTGCCCATATTACTGTGTGTCTCTGGCAGGACCAAACCTAATCATGTCTTCATTGGGGGTCTTTGCAGTcagtcttttgtttttaaacccGTGTGTGAACCCTGTGATCTACGCTTTGTTGTACTCCTGGTTCAGACGAGCTGTTAAACTCATCGTCACTCTGCAGATTCTGCAGCCTGGCTCCCGTGAGACTAACGTGCTGTGGAGAGGCCATGAGAGCCTGAAGACGGGCGTCATGGAAGAACTAATGAATGACAGCAAAAGGATTTTCTGTTTCATCAATGCCCTCAACATTATATCAATTCCCCTGTTTTGCTGTTCAATAGATTCACAACATTGTTCTTTTGTCCTGCAATAA
- the idh1 gene encoding isocitrate dehydrogenase [NADP] cytoplasmic isoform X1, whose translation MSPKIKAGSVVEMQGDEMTRVIWELIKEKLVFPYLELDLHSYDLGMENRDATNDRVTVEAAEAVRRYNVGIKCATITPDEKRVEEFKLKQMWRSPNGTIRNILGGTVFREAIICRNIPRLVPGWVKPIIIGRHAHGDQYKATDFVVPGPGRVEMTYTPSSGEPVKYLVHEFEGTGGVSLGMYNTDKSIRDFAHSSFQMGLSKAWPLYLSTKNTILKKYDGRFKDIFQEIYEKEYRAQYEAKGIWYEHRLIDDMVAQAMKSEGGFIWACKNYDGDVQSDSVAQGYGSLGMMTSVLICPDGRTVESEAAHGTVTRHYRQHQKGQETSTNPIASIFAWTRGLLHRATLDNNAELRVFSEALEAVCIETIEAGFMTKDLAICIKGLANVTRADYLNTFEFLDKLAENLRIKLSSHPKL comes from the exons ATGTCTCCCAAGATCAAGGCCGGCTCTGTGGTGGAGATGCAGGGAGATGAAATGACCCGCGTCATCTGGGAGCTGATCAAGGAGAAACTGGTCTTCCCGTACCTGGAGCTCGACCTGCACAG CTACGACCTCGGTATGGAGAACCGAGATGCAACCAACGACCGGGTGACggtggaggcagcggaggcagtCCGCCGTTACAACGTTGGCATCAAGTGCGCCACCATCACGCCCGATGAGAAGCGGGTGGAGGAGTTCAAGCTGAAGCAGATGTGGCGCTCGCCCAACGGCACCATCCGGAACATCCTGGGCGGCACCGTGTTCAGAGAGGCCATCATCTGCAGGAACATCCCCCGCCTGGTGCCCGGCTGGGTCAAACCCATCATCATTGGCAGGCACGCGCATGGAGACCAG TACAAAGCCACAGACTTTGTGGTGCCTGGGCCGGGACGAGTGGAGATGACGTACACGCCTAGCAGTGGAGAGCCAGTTAAATACCTCGTGCACGAGTTTGAGG GTACAGGTGGCGTAAGCTTGGGCATGTACAACACAGACAAATCCATTAGGGACTTCGCTCACAGCTCCTTCCAGATGGGTCTGTCCAAAGCCTGGCCTCTCTACCTCAGCACCAAGAACACCATTCTGAAGAAGTACGACGGTCGCTTTAAAGACATCTTCCAGGAGATCTACGAGAA GGAGTACCGCGCCCAGTATGAGGCCAAAGGCATCTGGTACGAGCACCGTCTGATAGATGACATGGTGGCCCAGGCCATGAAGTCAGAGGGGGGCTTCATCTGGGCCTGCAAGAACTACGACGGAGACGTGCAGTCTGACTCTGTGGCACAAG GCTACGGCTCTCTGGGCATGATGACCAGCGTGCTGATCTGTCCCGATGGGCGCACGGTGGAGTCTGAGGCGGCCCATGGTACAGTGACCCGCCACTACAGGCAGCACCAGAAGGGACAGGAGACCTCCACCAACCCCATAG cctccatctTCGCGTGGACGCGTGGCCTGCTCCACCGGGCAACGCTGGACAACAATGCAGAGCTGAGGGTGTTTTCAGAGGCGCTGGAGGCTGTTTGCATCGAGACCATCGAGGCTGGTTTCATGACCAAGGATCTGGCCATCTGCATCAAGGGACTGGCAAA TGTGACTCGTGCCGACTACTTGAACACCTTTGAATTCCTGGACAAGCTGGCAGAGAACCTGAGGATTAAGCTATCGAGCCACCCCAAACTGTGA
- the idh1 gene encoding isocitrate dehydrogenase [NADP] cytoplasmic isoform X2: protein MENRDATNDRVTVEAAEAVRRYNVGIKCATITPDEKRVEEFKLKQMWRSPNGTIRNILGGTVFREAIICRNIPRLVPGWVKPIIIGRHAHGDQYKATDFVVPGPGRVEMTYTPSSGEPVKYLVHEFEGTGGVSLGMYNTDKSIRDFAHSSFQMGLSKAWPLYLSTKNTILKKYDGRFKDIFQEIYEKEYRAQYEAKGIWYEHRLIDDMVAQAMKSEGGFIWACKNYDGDVQSDSVAQGYGSLGMMTSVLICPDGRTVESEAAHGTVTRHYRQHQKGQETSTNPIASIFAWTRGLLHRATLDNNAELRVFSEALEAVCIETIEAGFMTKDLAICIKGLANVTRADYLNTFEFLDKLAENLRIKLSSHPKL from the exons ATGGAGAACCGAGATGCAACCAACGACCGGGTGACggtggaggcagcggaggcagtCCGCCGTTACAACGTTGGCATCAAGTGCGCCACCATCACGCCCGATGAGAAGCGGGTGGAGGAGTTCAAGCTGAAGCAGATGTGGCGCTCGCCCAACGGCACCATCCGGAACATCCTGGGCGGCACCGTGTTCAGAGAGGCCATCATCTGCAGGAACATCCCCCGCCTGGTGCCCGGCTGGGTCAAACCCATCATCATTGGCAGGCACGCGCATGGAGACCAG TACAAAGCCACAGACTTTGTGGTGCCTGGGCCGGGACGAGTGGAGATGACGTACACGCCTAGCAGTGGAGAGCCAGTTAAATACCTCGTGCACGAGTTTGAGG GTACAGGTGGCGTAAGCTTGGGCATGTACAACACAGACAAATCCATTAGGGACTTCGCTCACAGCTCCTTCCAGATGGGTCTGTCCAAAGCCTGGCCTCTCTACCTCAGCACCAAGAACACCATTCTGAAGAAGTACGACGGTCGCTTTAAAGACATCTTCCAGGAGATCTACGAGAA GGAGTACCGCGCCCAGTATGAGGCCAAAGGCATCTGGTACGAGCACCGTCTGATAGATGACATGGTGGCCCAGGCCATGAAGTCAGAGGGGGGCTTCATCTGGGCCTGCAAGAACTACGACGGAGACGTGCAGTCTGACTCTGTGGCACAAG GCTACGGCTCTCTGGGCATGATGACCAGCGTGCTGATCTGTCCCGATGGGCGCACGGTGGAGTCTGAGGCGGCCCATGGTACAGTGACCCGCCACTACAGGCAGCACCAGAAGGGACAGGAGACCTCCACCAACCCCATAG cctccatctTCGCGTGGACGCGTGGCCTGCTCCACCGGGCAACGCTGGACAACAATGCAGAGCTGAGGGTGTTTTCAGAGGCGCTGGAGGCTGTTTGCATCGAGACCATCGAGGCTGGTTTCATGACCAAGGATCTGGCCATCTGCATCAAGGGACTGGCAAA TGTGACTCGTGCCGACTACTTGAACACCTTTGAATTCCTGGACAAGCTGGCAGAGAACCTGAGGATTAAGCTATCGAGCCACCCCAAACTGTGA
- the epsti1 gene encoding epithelial-stromal interaction protein 1, with the protein MDPYQNQSEQLRSSRRPDRSAHVLGSDESPGETHRDAAAGGNPQPADRRPQHLGGFSMIPPNESRRSQMRMMAQKEEEELQRWKEVHRVTSVHEDPERLGGNGTLAEARDQQIAKLRCSKVQKKLHREEQEKRRKQEEEEKLQKMKAEQRQKAERLQERRRQQEQSRTEQLGPDRLRKNQSFLQKLESRASGALASCRAPQTPPGACAHQHEAVETEPRDKLEKSERAVELEHKRVNTAFLDKLEAEGRRSETSAPEAERLEALRPAPAAEPVPPADGSPDPAPSGSDGTEAADLEPELDWALMKLVSSFPDGDPAFLQDILGQCGGDYQQACRLLKPPLS; encoded by the exons ATGGATCCTTATCAGAACCAGAGCGAGCAGCTCCGCTCCAGCCGACGGCCCGACAGATCAGCACATGTGCTGGGAAGCGATGAGAGTCCAGGTGAAACGCACAGggacgcggctgcaggaggaaaccCGCAGCCGGCGGACCGGCGGCCGCAGCA CTTAGGTGGATTCAGCATGATCCCACCCAACGAGTCTCGGCGGAGCCAAATGAGAATGA TGGctcaaaaagaagaagaggagcttcAGAGGTGGAAGGAGGTGCACAGAGTCACTTCAGTGCATGAGGATCCAGAGAGGCTGG GTGGCAACGGGACGCTGGCCGAGGCCAGAGACCAGCAGATAGCAAAGCTGCGCTGCTCCAAAGTGCAGAAGAAG ctcCATCGGGAAGAacaggaaaagaggaggaagcaggaggaggaggagaagctgcagaagatgaaggctgagcagaggcaaaag GCCGAGCggctgcaggagaggaggcggcagcaggagcagagcaggacgGAGCAGCTCGGCCCGGACCGCCTCAG GAAGAACCAGAGCTTTCTGCAGAAACTGGAGAGCAGGGCTTCAGGTGcgctggcctcctgcagagccccACAGACGCCCCCCGGGGCGTGTGCCCATCAG CACGAGGCCGTGGAGACTGAACCGAGAGACAAGCTGGAGAAGAGCGAGAGAGCCGTGGAGCTGGAACACAAGAG AGTGAACACAGCGTTTCTGGACAAACTGGAGGCTGAAGGCAGAAGGAGCGAGACCAGCGCTCCGGAGGCAGAGCGGCTTGAAGCACTCCGTccggctccagctgcagaaccGGTCCCACCCGCTGACGGGAGCCCAGATCCAGCGCCGAGCGGCTCCGACGGGACCGAGGCAGCCG acCTGGAGCCCGAGTTGGACTGGGCCTTGATGAAGCTGGTGAGCAGCTTTCCAGACGGAGACCCAGCCTTCCTCCAGGACATCCTGGGGCAGTGTGGGGGCGACTACCAGCAGGCCTGCAGGCTGCTGAAGCCCCCGCTCAGCTGA